A region of Borrelia hispanica CRI DNA encodes the following proteins:
- a CDS encoding BlyB family putative holin accessory protein → MILNKESLNASLNAISNLIDSLFNFKDATFDRRDNQAFSLLHQFYLEYEHIYTKNMEILDNALTPQIKLAIEPIQTKIKKFIEKVNSNPDNIQLPSEITSHEKEYK, encoded by the coding sequence TAAATGCAATCTCAAATTTAATTGATTCATTATTCAATTTTAAAGATGCTACTTTTGACAGACGTGATAATCAAGCATTCTCATTATTACACCAATTCTATTTGGAGTATGAGCATATTTATACTAAAAACATGGAAATTTTAGATAATGCTTTAACACCACAAATAAAATTGGCTATTGAACCTATTCAAACTAAAATAAAAAAATTTATAGAAAAGGTCAATAGTAATCCTGATAATATACAATTACCATCAGAAATTACATCTCATGAAAAGGAGTATAAATGA
- a CDS encoding BlyB family putative holin accessory protein, producing the protein MNLSTAKIGIDILNKFTELLQKNNNDKNTSTYTNIFLKVVNYIFSLYEASINRMEQNEAIKLLSELEEIIRINIEIIKNSEEYYNQNETAKYISQLRSKRNKIMNSYIKILKEA; encoded by the coding sequence ATGAATTTAAGTACAGCAAAAATAGGTATTGATATACTAAATAAATTTACAGAACTTCTACAAAAAAATAATAATGATAAAAACACATCCACTTATACCAATATCTTTTTAAAAGTAGTTAATTACATTTTTTCTTTATATGAAGCAAGTATAAATAGAATGGAACAGAATGAAGCTATTAAACTATTATCTGAACTTGAAGAGATTATAAGAATCAATATTGAAATAATAAAAAATTCTGAAGAGTATTATAATCAAAATGAAACTGCAAAATATATATCTCAACTTAGAAGTAAAAGAAATAAGATTATGAATTCTTATATAAAGATATTAAAGGAGGCTTAA